The Sparus aurata chromosome 10, fSpaAur1.1, whole genome shotgun sequence genome includes the window ATCAGTGAGTTGACTGATCgtctgctttctgtttctcaGTAACGTTCTCCATCGAGCTTTTAAAGTGACATCAAGGGAAAAACTATCTGGTATTTTaactcatgaaaacaaaacagttcagAGACCTCACAACATTTCTTGTCTGCAGTCTTTTCACTGGCAGAAATTTGTttcatttctatattttttttagataagtAAATTGCAGCAGCCTGGTCTGAATACAACCGTAGTGTTTTCAGCTTTATAAAGCACAAGCTGCAGCTacaagcagagagaggaaagaacCTGGACAGGCTCAGAGACAAGAGGGCGCACAAAGAAACACATCTCTAACCTACACATGACAAACATGACAACTGTAGAGAAAGTCTGACACTGTAGTAAATTTAAACACCATTATCATAAAATGTACATGATACAGTAAATTTTAACAAAAATGATGCAATACTTTAACACCATTTTCATAAATGCACATGAGGTAGTACATTTTAACCAACATGATGTAatactttaacatcattatcataaatgcacatgtagtacattttaacataaatgatgtaatactttaacatcatcatcTTAAATGCACATGTAGTACATTTTAACCAACATAATGTAATACTTTAACATCATTACCATAAATGCACATGTAGTACATTTTAACCAACATGATGTAATACTTTAACATCATTCCCATAAATGCACAAGAGGTAGTACATTTTAACTAACATGATGCAatactttaacatcattatcataaatgcacatgtagtacattttaaccaacataatgtaatactttaacatcattatcataaatGCACATGTAGTACATTTTAACCAACATAATGTAATACTTTAACATCATTACCATAAATGCACAAGAGGTAGTACATTTTAACCAACATAATGTAatactttaacatcattatcataaatGCACATGTAGTACATTTTAACGAACATAATGTAATACTTTAACATCATTACCATAAATGCACAAGAGGTAGTACATTTTAACTAACATAATGTAATACTTTAACATCATTACCATAAATGCACAAGAGGTAGTACATTTTAACCAACATAATGTAatactttaacatcattatcataaatGCACATGTAGTACATTTTAACCAACATGATGTAATACTTTAACATCATTACCATAAATGCACAAGAGGTAGTACATTTTAACCAACATAATGTAatactttaacatcattatcataaatGCACATGTAGTACATTTTAACGAACATAATGTCATACTTTAACATCATTACCATAAATGCACAAGAGGTAGTACATTTTAACCAACATAATGTAatactttaacatcattatcataaatGCACATGTAGTACATTTTAACTAACATGATGCAatactttaacatcattatcataaatGCACATGTAGTACATTTTAACCAACATGATGTAatactttaacattttaaccAATATGATGCGATACTTTGACATCATTATCATAAATGCACATGTAGTACATTTAGTACTAAGGTAGTACATTTTGACGTACGGTCCACCAGTTGCTTCTTCTTCAGGTTCAACTTGGGATTGTCTTCACAAGAATTCTCATTGACATCATACTACTTGACCTGGAttttcctcctcatcatcctgcTGGTGCCTCCTGATACCTGTGTGGTCATATAAACAGTAAAGTGTCAGTTCATGTCTCTCTCATCTGTATCTAGCCTGCTAATagggctaacattagctttacATTGTAAAAATGGTCTCCCATAGAACTTTTGATAAATCTAGTTAAAAGActgttttaacattaaaaattgAACAATGTATTACCGTATATAATCTATTGGTGCATTGGAATGAATCCCTGTAAATCAGTACAGCCAATAAAAAGCTCTGGTAGTAGTTTgacataaaataagaaaataaatgtgactTACAGCATATCACACAGATAACTACTGCAGCTGCAAGACCAACGACAACAGCAGTAGGAACTGGCAATGGGACCACGATGATATCTGAAAGattaaaacagaacaacagacaTTTTAGATCTCATCTTTTGTGAACAGTGACAGTAAGATTAGTTAATGTAGAACTGATTCACTACCTGGAACAAGTATGTGGCTCTCTCTGGTCCGGTTGATGTGGTTCTGAtggactctacaggtgaagctgttgctgtgtctcttctccacagtcactctgctgctgacagtatagaggtcatcaggacctctgactgtctctgtaggtccagcagagaggaggtttccctcaccgtccagccagaacacctcaggttctggataccaGCCTGTAGACGCACACTGTAGAACTAAATGTTCACTGTTATTAGTCACAACCTCTATGAAGGGTGAGGAGACAGCACctgatgagaggagagagggaaaataaCATACGTCACTAATTTGAATCGTAGTCTATTTAAGTATAACTGTTCAGATTACAGTGTTTCATGAGTCTGACTTACCCACAATGAGTTGGATGGAAGTTTCCATCTTCTTTGAATCAATGATGCAGGTGTATCGTCCTGCATCAGAGAGTTTCACTCTGAAGAGTTTCAGGGAGATGTTTCCGTTCATCAGCTGATCCACAAACAGAGCTGTGCGGTTATAATAGGATCGGTTCTGATTCATTAACACTGGTTTTCCGTCTTTGTGCACATGGATGTACTTTAGGTCCAAACCAGGTCTGGTCCACAGCAGCGTCTCAGAACTGAGACTGACTGCAGGTTGAAGCTGACATGGtagaatgacatcatcaccagcCAGGGCTATGATTGGTTGGTCTGAAGAAATCAACTCTGACGccactgagaggaaacaaaggaacaaagaagagagacagcagcacAGTTAAAACTCATGTCATCAAAATGACATTTGTGAAGGTAAGAAACAATGTAATAAAGCCGCATTAAAGAGACATTATGTCTAAACTACACGACTGTCACCACCTGTTTTCTACAGTTCGTAATGATCGGTTTGTTTTATATCTAAACATCACTGAGTGGGAGTTACCTCCATGAGATTGTTTTATCAGGATCATGAAGCGAAAGAGAAGTGAAACACAGAAGGTCCTGAAGAACTGTCCGTCATCTGGCTCCAGCTTGCAGGATCTTAGGATGGAGCACCTTGGTCTCctgaaaataaagcaaaacaaaacaagagtttgttaagtgtttaaaaaataaatacacacaaacacgtctTTGTCTAGTGGAAAACCAGGTTAACAGTGATCACCAAATAATAATGTCttaaaaaggtgagaaaaatgttcaaaaatggCCGAAGAGGGCATGAGggttaattaaaaataaaaaatgtttaaacacaTCAGCAGCTTCTTTTCAAATTGTTTATTATCTTATATCTGAACACATCTGCTTaagtttattatcatcatcattagtaTCATTAtcttatcattatcattattatgtgGCTGGTGGCCTCGTGCAGCAGCACTGAGCCTCCATCAGGTCTGAACTGGtttttcctgaaatgttttctcaGAGTTAAACGGGTTAATAAAGTTTCCCTTCACTAAGGCACAGCACCGCAACACGTCCTCAGGTGAGCTCAGGTGTTGTCGTGTCTCCGCCCCCGTCCTGCggtgactgacagcagctcacAACAACAGTGAGGAAAATCGAAAGTATGGAAAGCTTCGTTACACAACAACTGTCCGGTGACCGACATGTTGTAAGTTTAAGTGTCTGCACACAGTTTCAACAGTTTGAGAGGATTAAAGTCTGACAGGTGAACATTTACCGCTCCAGTGAGACTTTAACAGCAGCTCCTACCTGCAGTCAGACTGTTGTGGTGGAGAACTGATGTGAACCAGGAAGCAGGGCGGACTGCGGCTGTCCCTCTTTTTACAGCACAGAACTAAATAAAGACAAAGTTACAGAGAACTgaacacctgaacacaacaccTGAGTGACGACAACAAGATAAAACCAGAGAAACTACTTTAACAGCTCTAACTGTGAACGTACCTGTGCCGTGACGTTAGTAGTTTGTCCCAACGGATAGAATGTAGTGGGCGGGGCCAACATGGAGGATTAATATAAAGGgggcggggctaacagctgtaCTGTGTGACGTATCTATTTAATCATGCGCAGCTGTACAGTAAACGAGTAAACAGCCTCCTcaaaccagcagcatcagaggagATGGGATTCTGATTCCAGAGCTGATCGATCTTGCAACAATTGAATGATTATATTATCTTCAGGgttttattaaatgtgttttatctaAATAAATACTGGACTTATATTGCAAATTGAGCTGCCAATATTGATGATTAACTCATTAAAAGATATGGAATTTGAGACTTCAACCacaaacagtacaaacagtatgagttttaatattgtgatgTTGGAGGACAAATTCCTACTTTAACATTTTATGAAACAGGAACTCTGATATTTTCATGTGCACTTACAAATATTGTGTAATAAATGACTGATCGTTACAACAGATTTGGAATTGGTCCAGTAGATTGCCTCAGCCAGCGGCCATGATCCTCGGGGGAAACTTAAGAACATCAACGTACGTCCATTAAAAGTAGTtttaaccactgacaggtgtgtGACAAGTTCCCAACAGAGAGAGACCTTTATGTTTgagacagaaactgaactgCTGTGTCTACAGACTGTCTCCTGTTGTGGATTTGTTACTGaacattgaattaaatatgTTTCAAAGCAACATGGCTGCCAGAATGTGTTACTGTGTTCATCTGTTCATGAATGAAAAGAGGAACAAGTGAAACTGAGTGATGGGAATGTTTACAGGAAGTCATGAAACAGGTTaggatcatttatttattttgatgaaaaagCCCTAAATAATCACAACGTGATGCTTTTGACACAAGCTACAGTGATGAAGTACAGTAAGAGCAGGTAAGCTGTTAGCTAAACATTAGTATCCTGTTGGACAGACTGAATTTCCgtctttaaaacatttccagtgTTTTACTAATAGTTGACTGAttgtctgctttctgtttctcaGTCAGTAATGTTCTCCATCGAGCTTTTAAAGTGACATTTATTGAAACATCAAGGAAACAACAATCTGAAATTTTAAcccatgaaaacaaaacagtttagAGACCTCACAACATTTCTTGTCTGCAGTCTTTTCACTGGCACAAATTTGTTTCATCTCTATATTCTTGTAGATGAGTAAATTGCAGCAGCCTGGTCTGAATACAACCTTAGTGTTTTCAGCTTTATATAACATTAGCTGCAGCTACAAGCAGAGAGGGTGAGGTATCTGGAGGGCAACACATTCTTATCTACTTAGTGTAGATTCAATGATgactaattgattttcattgtgtgagtgaaggtccAGGGGTTGGCTTCCAACTGTGAGGGGGTCAAAGATTAACAGACGATAAAGTCTTTAACTGagtttgacctgcatgccaaatggtgggagatgcctaaaacaggtcaactcctcatttagtctattggataaacTGGCAAagggaccaatcagaagaagtgggtgtactTGAGAAAGGAGTCTAAAAGGCCCTTACAGGAAGAAAGAGGGGGTGGCACTTAGGTCTTAGAGGTAGGTCTCCCAAGGTGGaaggctgataggagttctgatGGGGCAGAGGGAGAAGCACTTTGGCATAGTTTCTccatagatttgagaatatCAGAAAGtggccgcttctgatccggacgcAGGGCTCAagattctgtttcaataaagattgctctatcattccacccagccttgcctccgcagaattcttttatcatcaaactacacgcctaCACTTTTgaggaggaaagcccagaaactacaaggGGAAAGACCCTGGACAGGCTCAGATACAGGAGGgtgcacaaagaaacacaacactAACCTACAGTGAAAAACTTAATGTAGAGAAAGCCTGACACTGTAGTACAttttaacatcattatcataaatGTACATGAGCTAGTACATTTTGACCTACATGATGCAGTGCTTTAACATCATGCACTGCACCAACATCCTTACAGGACGGTCACACTTTCCAGTTGGTCTCCCTGATCCTCCAGTTGCTTCTTCTTCAGGTTCAACATGGGATCGTCTTCACATGATCTCTCACTGACATCATGCTCCTTGACCTTCTGATTTCTTTTAAACAGTACCACTGCCTTTTTCTCATCATCCTGCTGGTGCATCCTGATGTCTGTGTGGTCATATAAACAggaaagtgtcagtttgtttgtcttttacgTAACTAGAACTATGTGTTATAGTAAGAGAACTGCACAGAAATATCAAAGTGACCTGGATGAACAGTGCATCTGCTAATAAAGCTACATTAGCTCTACACTGTCAGGACCACATTGTGGTCTCTCCCACAGACCTTTTGATAAATCTAGTGAACAAGTCTGTTTTAAtattaaacactgaacaatGTTTTACAATATATAATCTATTGGTGCATTGGAATTAATCCCTATAAATCAGTACAGCCAATAAAAAGCAGTAACCTgacataaaataagaaaataaatgtgactTACGGGATATCACCATCTGATATAGTCTGATAACTAACAAGACTGCAGCCGcaacaccaacagcaacagcaaa containing:
- the LOC115590269 gene encoding butyrophilin subfamily 1 member A1-like — protein: MILIKQSHGVASELISSDQPIIALAGDDVILPCQLQPAVSLSSETLLWTRPGLDLKYIHVHKDGKPVLMNQNRSYYNRTALFVDQLMNGNISLKLFRVKLSDAGRYTCIIDSKKMETSIQLIVGAVSSPFIEVVTNNSEHLVLQCASTGWYPEPEVFWLDGEGNLLSAGPTETVRGPDDLYTVSSRVTVEKRHSNSFTCRVHQNHINRTRESHILVPDIIVVPLPVPTAVVVGLAAAVVICVICCIRRHQQDDEEENPGQVV